A single genomic interval of Chloroflexota bacterium harbors:
- a CDS encoding B12-binding domain-containing radical SAM protein, giving the protein MRICFVYPDIGGVEHYGTRKYYHGIGYISSMLKGAGHETTLVYVQSEPDRAHFLAELETARPDIVAFSSTTHQHPFIEQWAAWIKEVHPDWITVSGGTHPTLVPEEVISWPHLDFVCVGEGEYPMQDLADRLEHGGDPTTIPNLWARRDEEFVRNPLRPLIADLDLLPFADRELFDFDEILRSNGGWVDMMAGRGCPYQCSYCCNPGLQQRFRGLGKYVRFRSVSNVLAEIRSLTRRYPVRVLNFQDDVFTLDREWALEFCRAYMREFTLPFWINTRVERISDEELVAALAGAGCRGVRIGIESGNERLRAEILKRRMTNDQIRAAFRLLRRYGLETYTCNMIGIPGETPEMMAETVALNRELEPTDLQFSVFYPYPMTELYRLSLEQGYLEEGAHLVSYYGRESVLRLPTMTKEDLARGYEEFERLKADLRLKRSGGLKRWAYRLLRVLCGSNDKRMGAVLQVLGRMRGRVSRLVQTIRAALLGG; this is encoded by the coding sequence ATGAGAATCTGTTTTGTCTATCCGGATATTGGCGGTGTCGAGCATTATGGCACACGCAAATACTATCATGGTATTGGCTATATCTCGTCTATGCTGAAGGGGGCAGGGCACGAGACAACGCTTGTTTACGTGCAGAGTGAGCCTGACCGCGCCCATTTCTTGGCCGAGTTGGAAACTGCTCGTCCAGATATAGTGGCCTTTTCGTCCACTACTCACCAACACCCGTTTATTGAACAATGGGCTGCCTGGATCAAAGAGGTGCATCCAGATTGGATCACCGTCTCTGGCGGTACGCACCCGACCCTTGTGCCAGAAGAAGTCATTTCCTGGCCGCACTTGGATTTCGTGTGTGTGGGTGAGGGCGAGTACCCCATGCAGGATTTGGCTGACCGTTTGGAGCACGGCGGCGACCCGACCACCATCCCAAATCTGTGGGCTCGTCGCGACGAAGAATTTGTCCGCAACCCACTACGCCCGCTCATTGCGGACCTGGATCTCCTACCTTTCGCTGACCGCGAGCTATTCGATTTCGATGAGATATTGCGTAGCAATGGGGGTTGGGTGGATATGATGGCCGGCCGCGGTTGCCCCTATCAATGCTCCTATTGCTGTAACCCCGGATTGCAGCAGAGGTTCAGGGGGCTAGGCAAATATGTCCGCTTCCGCAGCGTGTCCAACGTTTTAGCCGAGATTCGCTCTTTGACTCGCCGCTACCCGGTGCGGGTGCTGAATTTCCAGGACGATGTGTTCACACTTGACCGAGAATGGGCGTTGGAATTTTGCCGTGCCTATATGCGAGAGTTCACTCTTCCTTTCTGGATTAACACCCGGGTGGAACGCATCAGCGATGAGGAACTGGTGGCAGCGCTGGCAGGCGCCGGATGTCGAGGGGTGCGAATTGGGATCGAGTCCGGAAACGAGCGATTGCGAGCCGAGATTCTCAAGAGGCGCATGACCAACGATCAGATCCGTGCTGCCTTCCGATTGTTGCGCCGATATGGCCTGGAGACCTATACTTGTAACATGATCGGTATCCCGGGTGAGACACCGGAGATGATGGCTGAGACCGTAGCACTGAACCGTGAACTGGAACCCACTGACCTACAGTTTTCAGTCTTTTATCCCTACCCGATGACCGAACTGTACCGATTGTCGCTGGAACAAGGCTACCTGGAAGAAGGTGCACACTTGGTGAGTTACTATGGGCGGGAGAGCGTCCTGCGTTTACCCACGATGACGAAAGAAGACTTGGCACGCGGCTATGAGGAATTCGAGCGTTTGAAAGCCGACTTGCGCTTAAAGCGCTCGGGTGGCCTCAAGCGGTGGGCCTACCGTCTTCTACGTGTCTTGTGTGGGAGCAATGACAAGCGGATGGGTGCAGTATTGCAGGTGCTGGGGAGAATGCGCGGTCGGGTGTCGAGACTAGTTCAAACCATCCGGGCAGCGCTATTGGGAGGATAG
- a CDS encoding class I SAM-dependent methyltransferase has translation MDLVAYYDAYWRQADDTFDMERLGLLARLVSPGEHVLEVDCGPGVLANLMRERGAIVQGTDLSAVAVERTRAKGIPCLQVDLDVQPLPFADGTFDTVVSNSAMEHRFFHERSLSECARVLKPGGKFVLCLPNIAHWICRLWVLSGRFPYVKNSPTDLMHIRFFTVHEARLLCESHGLTVLRVDGSASMWAQEFYPSILRHRRVRGLYARLAGVWPSLFARDFVLLCRKR, from the coding sequence ATGGATCTAGTCGCTTACTATGACGCCTATTGGCGCCAAGCCGATGACACTTTTGATATGGAGCGCTTGGGGTTGCTTGCCAGGCTCGTCTCGCCGGGCGAGCATGTATTAGAGGTAGATTGCGGGCCGGGGGTTTTAGCCAATCTCATGCGGGAGCGGGGAGCCATTGTTCAGGGAACGGATCTTTCAGCGGTGGCCGTTGAGCGGACACGAGCCAAGGGTATCCCGTGTTTGCAGGTAGATCTGGATGTCCAGCCGCTCCCCTTTGCCGATGGCACCTTTGACACTGTGGTCTCTAACTCGGCTATGGAACACCGCTTTTTCCATGAGAGGTCCCTATCGGAATGCGCACGTGTCCTCAAGCCGGGTGGCAAATTCGTCCTCTGTCTCCCCAACATCGCGCACTGGATTTGTCGGCTGTGGGTGCTAAGCGGGCGTTTTCCGTACGTGAAGAATTCTCCCACTGATTTGATGCATATTCGTTTTTTCACTGTGCACGAGGCTCGCCTGCTGTGTGAATCTCATGGACTCACGGTATTACGGGTGGACGGCAGTGCCAGTATGTGGGCGCAGGAGTTTTACCCCTCTATTTTGCGCCACCGACGTGTGCGCGGTCTATATGCCCGACTGGCAGGTGTCTGGCCGTCGCTTTTCGCCCGAGATTTCGTTCTCCTATGCAGGAAAAGGTGA
- a CDS encoding lipopolysaccharide biosynthesis protein — protein MSLRRDITWGIFWVGVSRIGTSALQFLTTLVLMRLVERADFGLIGMAYLAIETLELFRELGFTSALIYRKRDIEKAADTAFYVVIGMGAALCATTFIASPYIALFFKTPHLEEVLRVLAFTTVLRSFGEVPLTLLSKEMSFDKRVVPDIVPTLGYGLTATAFALVGLGVWSLVIGRIVESVLDATLVWFFVSWRPKWRFDRAIGREMFDYGKHILGSQVLIFFITNIDDAFVGRILGTDPLGSYQLAYKLSNQPATNISRLLGQVMFPAFSRIQDNVDSMRRAFFKSVRYVSLVAIPLTAGIVTFGPAFLRTVYAGKWNDAIIPLQLLAIYGLLRAIAVNMGSVLKAGGKPDWIMYIAVLRLSVMGILLYPATKYYGIVGVSALSAIVSIVDFVISAVLTNRVIRGTMWEYVRILTPPVVYATISSAVAWVVYDLTSVQHGFISLVLAGALMVLLDVTLTWVFDRELRRTTREVIEEMQERGRQLIESLQQL, from the coding sequence ATGTCTTTGCGACGTGATATCACATGGGGTATATTCTGGGTGGGTGTGTCGCGCATAGGAACCAGTGCGCTGCAGTTTCTGACCACTTTGGTCCTGATGCGGCTTGTCGAGCGGGCGGATTTTGGTCTGATTGGCATGGCTTACTTGGCTATCGAGACGCTGGAGTTGTTTCGCGAACTGGGTTTCACCTCGGCATTGATCTATCGCAAGAGGGATATAGAGAAGGCCGCAGATACTGCGTTTTATGTCGTTATTGGAATGGGTGCGGCTCTCTGCGCCACTACTTTTATCGCTTCGCCCTACATAGCCTTGTTCTTTAAGACGCCTCATCTGGAAGAGGTCCTGCGCGTCCTGGCATTTACCACTGTGCTCCGTTCGTTCGGTGAGGTCCCGCTTACTTTGCTATCTAAGGAGATGTCTTTTGACAAGCGAGTGGTGCCCGATATTGTCCCCACCCTGGGTTATGGTTTAACGGCCACGGCGTTTGCCCTGGTGGGCCTGGGAGTATGGAGTTTGGTGATCGGCCGAATTGTGGAGAGCGTACTGGATGCCACTTTGGTGTGGTTTTTTGTCTCTTGGCGGCCCAAATGGCGGTTTGATCGGGCTATTGGGCGGGAGATGTTTGACTATGGTAAACACATTCTCGGTAGCCAGGTGCTCATCTTTTTCATCACGAACATCGATGACGCTTTCGTCGGGCGTATACTGGGGACCGATCCCTTAGGTTCGTACCAACTTGCTTATAAATTGTCGAATCAGCCCGCCACGAACATCTCACGGCTGCTTGGCCAAGTGATGTTCCCCGCCTTCTCTCGGATACAGGACAATGTCGATTCCATGCGCCGGGCGTTTTTCAAGTCAGTGCGCTATGTTTCTTTGGTTGCCATCCCGCTCACAGCAGGGATTGTTACCTTCGGGCCGGCGTTTCTCAGGACGGTGTATGCAGGCAAGTGGAATGACGCTATCATCCCGTTGCAATTACTCGCCATCTATGGGCTTCTGCGCGCCATTGCCGTGAATATGGGCAGCGTCTTGAAAGCAGGAGGCAAGCCCGATTGGATTATGTACATCGCTGTTCTCCGCCTTTCCGTAATGGGCATTTTGCTTTATCCAGCGACGAAATACTATGGCATCGTTGGCGTAAGTGCCCTCTCGGCTATTGTTTCCATCGTAGACTTTGTTATCTCGGCAGTACTTACTAACCGGGTTATTCGGGGCACGATGTGGGAATACGTGCGCATTCTGACCCCACCGGTCGTTTACGCGACTATCTCCTCTGCAGTGGCCTGGGTGGTCTACGATCTAACATCGGTGCAACACGGATTCATCTCCTTGGTATTGGCCGGCGCACTGATGGTGCTGTTGGATGTCACCCTAACTTGGGTCTTTGACCGGGAATTGCGTCGCACGACGCGAGAGGTCATCGAAGAAATGCAGGAGCGCGGACGGCAGTTGATCGAGAGCCTTCAGCAGTTGTGA
- a CDS encoding glycosyltransferase, translating into MASQDIAVVQISAVRLNPYVNLLSEALNRVEGVRCVVRQRLGWAWLFTGGWQADVWHLHWLELLCGQPGGGPSHSKLHAIEQQIKIARRLGVRIVYTVHNLNGHEADDALVGEAHAFMFQIADALHVHDKEARKHLSERYGRQSGVVEIPHGNYVGVYPNDCSPLEARARLALPSDSFIYLFLGQIRPYKGIEELVAAFTALPGEKLRLIIAGNAHDPAYAGQIKMAAAVDARISVVLHYVPAEELQYYFNASDVCVLPYREVTTSGAAILAFSFGCPVVAPHRGAFPALLDGGRGILYDPNRADGLRDALMAAQALDRDTVRRQVFAYAESLSWDSIAEQFVTLYRSLAG; encoded by the coding sequence TTGGCTAGTCAAGATATTGCCGTGGTGCAGATTTCTGCAGTGCGCCTGAACCCGTACGTGAATCTATTGAGCGAGGCATTGAATCGCGTTGAGGGCGTCCGTTGCGTTGTGCGGCAAAGGTTAGGATGGGCATGGTTATTCACTGGTGGGTGGCAGGCAGACGTTTGGCATCTTCACTGGCTGGAATTGCTATGCGGCCAGCCGGGGGGTGGTCCAAGTCACAGCAAGTTGCATGCAATTGAGCAACAGATCAAAATAGCCCGTCGGCTGGGCGTGCGCATTGTTTATACTGTGCACAACTTGAATGGACATGAAGCAGATGATGCGCTGGTTGGCGAGGCTCACGCTTTTATGTTTCAGATTGCCGATGCCTTGCATGTCCATGACAAAGAGGCGAGGAAGCATCTATCTGAGCGCTATGGCCGTCAGTCTGGCGTGGTAGAGATACCACACGGAAATTATGTGGGCGTGTATCCTAACGACTGTTCGCCTTTGGAGGCACGCGCCCGGCTGGCTCTGCCTTCCGACAGTTTTATTTATCTTTTTTTAGGGCAGATTCGGCCGTATAAGGGCATTGAAGAGTTAGTGGCCGCATTCACAGCCTTGCCTGGTGAGAAATTGCGCCTAATCATCGCAGGTAATGCCCACGACCCGGCATATGCTGGCCAAATTAAGATGGCAGCAGCAGTGGATGCTCGGATCAGCGTAGTTCTGCACTACGTGCCGGCAGAAGAACTGCAATACTACTTTAACGCTAGCGATGTCTGCGTGTTACCTTACCGGGAGGTGACCACCTCAGGTGCAGCCATACTGGCTTTTTCTTTCGGCTGCCCGGTCGTGGCTCCTCATCGAGGAGCCTTTCCTGCGCTCCTGGACGGAGGCCGAGGCATATTGTATGATCCGAACCGGGCGGATGGATTGCGTGATGCCTTGATGGCAGCACAGGCCTTGGATAGGGACACGGTTCGTCGTCAAGTTTTTGCTTATGCCGAGAGTCTGAGTTGGGATAGTATTGCAGAGCAGTTTGTGACCCTGTATCGGTCATTAGCGGGTTAG
- a CDS encoding glycosyltransferase translates to MIEGQKILCFAPGLWDDIWRNRHQLMSRLARRNRVLYIEPRVYLRPLLRSLRRGKVPSGTLWPGPVSEKVPGLYVYHTPLVWPRTARKPFGEWTHQAFVRAVHRVMERLEMASPILWLFLPDMGDLIGEFGERLVVYHVVDDYTGYTGVSEAMRPVLREMERQVMALADVVFVTSETLLEQKRVLHPNVYLVPNGVDYAAFTAARSSIPPGITALPGPVVGYVGAINDKVDVALILRVAQAYPDWMILLVGPVGVTTKEGYAAIEALHKQPNVHFTGRVAVEDVPAYVWACDVCLLPYHVNDWTRHIDALKLYEYLACGKPVVATGIPAARKFGEVVYVAERDADFVSFIGHALNECDPTLATRRQAIAAQNTWDERIERLSAALKPLLS, encoded by the coding sequence ATGATTGAAGGACAAAAAATCCTGTGTTTTGCGCCAGGGCTGTGGGACGATATCTGGCGCAATCGACATCAGTTGATGAGCCGCTTGGCTCGCCGCAACCGGGTGTTGTATATCGAACCGCGGGTTTATCTGAGGCCGTTGCTACGAAGTTTGCGAAGGGGGAAAGTGCCCTCGGGAACCCTGTGGCCGGGGCCTGTGTCGGAGAAAGTGCCAGGGCTTTACGTATATCATACGCCATTGGTCTGGCCACGTACGGCGCGCAAGCCCTTCGGCGAGTGGACTCACCAGGCGTTCGTGCGGGCTGTGCACCGAGTGATGGAGCGACTCGAGATGGCGTCGCCTATTCTCTGGTTATTCCTTCCCGATATGGGCGATCTGATTGGGGAGTTCGGCGAACGATTGGTGGTCTACCATGTGGTGGATGACTATACTGGATATACGGGTGTGAGTGAGGCTATGCGGCCCGTATTGCGGGAGATGGAGCGACAAGTGATGGCTCTCGCCGATGTGGTGTTTGTGACCTCAGAGACGTTGCTGGAGCAGAAACGCGTGCTACACCCGAACGTGTATTTGGTGCCAAATGGGGTGGATTATGCTGCTTTTACTGCGGCGCGTAGTTCCATACCGCCGGGCATCACGGCACTTCCGGGGCCAGTGGTGGGCTATGTGGGAGCCATCAATGATAAGGTGGATGTGGCTCTTATACTTCGGGTGGCGCAAGCGTATCCAGATTGGATGATCCTACTCGTGGGTCCGGTCGGGGTGACGACAAAGGAGGGCTACGCCGCTATTGAGGCCCTTCACAAGCAACCCAATGTGCATTTCACCGGGCGAGTGGCTGTGGAGGATGTGCCTGCCTATGTCTGGGCCTGCGACGTATGCCTGCTCCCTTACCATGTAAATGACTGGACGCGCCATATTGATGCACTAAAGTTATACGAATACCTGGCCTGCGGAAAGCCAGTGGTAGCAACCGGTATCCCTGCGGCGCGAAAGTTCGGGGAAGTCGTGTACGTCGCAGAGCGGGACGCGGATTTTGTATCATTTATTGGACATGCTCTGAACGAATGTGACCCCACATTGGCTACTCGGCGGCAAGCCATTGCCGCACAGAACACTTGGGATGAACGCATAGAGAGGCTATCTGCAGCATTGAAGCCCCTATTGAGTTGA
- a CDS encoding YfhO family protein — protein MLLERAAQTPWQRKQAICWWEITAFALILAFSAGALFWEAILLDRPLLPVDILYRDPVFRAHAPEDFEGPSNILLFDQAYVFYPWRAYAQRMFCSGRLPLWNPYTYCGIPFVAEDQEAVFYPLNLLAYLWPLNYSFLLTSSLKILIAGLGAYIFARMLGTRPIAAALSGLAFAFSGFVIVWLGHPHSNVAVWMPALFAGAEWLYQRRDLPRTVVLGFLVAMPLLGGHAETTLYVFLAMGLYYLFRVSSPRPGGRLAIALAVFGGAVLLGFALAALHLFPFSEWLSQSAELAQRTGEGGLVLLYRGFWRDVLSAITLVFPNFYGSPVLGTEYRSLLPTLNYVEQNAYVGILPLLLAVVSVARKWEDRRVQFFAVLGFGSLAMALRLPLFSALNGLPLLNLAHSGRLRLVYTFCVAMLAGLASEDLLRAVRTDRAWQQLRILLLTIVIGGPLLFLVTRVALEVFRPWFLTDKYGQSLYGNWLMHFDLRNVATNPSLTWPIFIALGCFLVIHFYQKGRLGERLAFCFLVLLTALDLLLMGVGFHPTIDEQYVFPATEALTFLQNKTPGFRVAATHDDFMPNSNMLYGLPDVRGIDYPLRRYYELFTRLGGQDFLTYGLLVHEVRPVALGMLGVKYILSSYPMEEDLAEYLQPVFADGQVTVYENRAYLPRGYMVHRADVLPDSAALARVADDDFDPSAVVVVSEPIAEGPLQGDPTGIASSARLMLDEPCAVEFEIEAAAPGLLVLSDNYYPGWQAYLDGGRVHIYRANYAFRAVYVPEGQHKVTFRFESYSFRLGVLVSLLALLTALLALMVWARQRGMEKSQ, from the coding sequence ATGCTATTAGAGCGTGCTGCGCAGACACCATGGCAGAGGAAGCAGGCGATATGCTGGTGGGAAATTACCGCATTCGCGCTGATCCTCGCGTTTTCCGCAGGAGCTCTTTTCTGGGAGGCGATCCTTCTGGACCGGCCGCTGTTGCCGGTGGATATCCTGTACCGCGATCCTGTGTTCCGAGCCCATGCGCCGGAGGACTTTGAGGGCCCGTCGAATATCCTCCTTTTCGATCAAGCCTACGTTTTTTACCCCTGGCGTGCCTATGCACAGCGGATGTTTTGCAGTGGGCGGTTGCCCTTGTGGAATCCATATACCTACTGTGGCATCCCGTTTGTAGCCGAAGACCAGGAAGCAGTCTTTTATCCACTCAATCTGCTGGCCTACTTGTGGCCACTGAATTACAGTTTCCTGCTGACATCAAGCCTTAAAATCCTTATCGCTGGGTTGGGTGCGTACATCTTTGCGCGAATGCTTGGTACCCGACCGATCGCCGCAGCCTTGTCGGGGTTGGCCTTTGCCTTCAGTGGATTTGTAATCGTATGGTTGGGCCACCCGCATAGTAATGTGGCTGTCTGGATGCCAGCGCTCTTTGCTGGGGCCGAATGGTTGTATCAGCGACGTGACTTACCACGCACGGTGGTGTTGGGGTTCTTGGTGGCAATGCCCCTTTTAGGCGGCCACGCTGAGACCACGCTCTACGTGTTCCTGGCTATGGGGCTTTACTATCTCTTTCGTGTCTCGAGTCCCCGTCCGGGAGGCAGATTGGCGATAGCGTTAGCGGTTTTTGGTGGGGCGGTGTTGTTGGGATTTGCGCTGGCCGCACTGCATCTCTTCCCTTTTTCAGAGTGGCTGAGCCAGAGCGCCGAATTGGCCCAGCGAACAGGCGAGGGAGGTTTGGTACTTTTGTATCGAGGCTTTTGGCGCGATGTCTTATCCGCCATTACGCTGGTTTTCCCGAACTTCTACGGCAGTCCAGTCCTTGGGACAGAATATCGTAGCCTTTTACCCACGCTGAATTACGTGGAGCAAAATGCCTATGTTGGTATACTGCCACTTCTATTGGCAGTTGTCTCGGTGGCGCGGAAGTGGGAGGATAGGCGCGTTCAGTTCTTCGCCGTTCTTGGCTTTGGGTCGTTGGCTATGGCATTGCGGTTGCCCTTATTCAGCGCCCTGAACGGATTACCATTGCTTAATCTGGCGCATTCTGGTCGCCTGCGATTAGTGTACACTTTCTGCGTTGCGATGCTGGCGGGGCTCGCATCGGAGGACTTGCTTCGAGCAGTACGTACGGATCGGGCGTGGCAGCAGTTGAGGATACTTTTGTTGACCATTGTGATTGGCGGACCACTGCTATTTCTGGTAACGCGGGTGGCATTGGAGGTCTTCCGCCCTTGGTTTCTAACTGACAAATACGGTCAGAGTCTCTATGGCAACTGGCTGATGCATTTTGATCTGCGAAATGTAGCCACAAATCCCAGCCTAACCTGGCCGATTTTCATCGCGTTGGGTTGCTTTCTCGTTATCCATTTTTACCAAAAAGGGAGATTGGGAGAACGGCTGGCATTCTGTTTTTTGGTATTGCTCACCGCATTGGATTTGCTACTTATGGGAGTGGGATTTCACCCTACCATTGATGAACAATACGTTTTCCCCGCAACCGAGGCGCTGACTTTCCTTCAAAACAAAACACCGGGATTCCGTGTTGCGGCCACACATGATGATTTCATGCCTAACAGTAATATGTTATATGGCCTGCCGGATGTGCGCGGGATAGATTATCCGCTGCGTCGATATTACGAACTCTTTACTCGCCTTGGTGGACAAGATTTTTTGACTTATGGCCTTCTCGTGCACGAAGTACGCCCAGTAGCGTTAGGGATGTTGGGCGTGAAATACATACTATCCAGTTACCCGATGGAGGAAGATCTAGCTGAATATCTGCAGCCGGTTTTTGCCGATGGACAGGTCACAGTCTATGAAAACCGAGCGTATTTGCCTCGCGGATATATGGTACATCGCGCCGATGTATTGCCCGACAGCGCGGCACTAGCGCGGGTGGCGGACGATGATTTCGATCCCTCGGCCGTAGTGGTAGTCTCCGAGCCCATCGCAGAGGGGCCGTTGCAGGGCGATCCAACTGGGATTGCCTCGTCAGCACGCTTAATGCTTGATGAGCCGTGCGCAGTTGAGTTTGAGATCGAAGCGGCCGCGCCGGGCTTGCTTGTTTTAAGTGACAATTACTACCCCGGCTGGCAGGCTTATTTGGATGGTGGGAGGGTGCACATATATCGCGCCAATTACGCCTTTCGCGCTGTGTATGTGCCAGAAGGACAACACAAAGTAACCTTCCGTTTTGAGTCATATTCATTCCGCCTGGGGGTTTTAGTGAGCCTGTTGGCCTTGTTGACAGCCTTGTTGGCTTTGATGGTATGGGCACGGCAGCGTGGGATGGAGAAGTCCCAATGA
- a CDS encoding glycosyltransferase family 4 protein, with translation MKWPVRVLCIDSAPSLGGSVVSLYQLVRGIDRGRFVPTVLLYANNPYVPRFRALGIDVHVWDVYDTAKKRDLLVGRVRSSPWAIWARSGQRRKALYHALGFAVALLQKVRPLAQGIAMLVREGDFDLVHTNCRVGHDRAGVWAARMAGVPCVAHIRHPEALNAFDRWLAKGIKWFIYISKAVEAAQLAQGLPAGTGSVVYNGVDLAEFEAVGDRTVIRASLGFDEDDLVVGMVGRLEEWKGQLPFVEVVGRLVSEFPRLRALIVGAPEPYSVHYETELHALVRERGLENRVIFAGLRQDIPAIMSALDILVQNSLSPEPFGRAMIEAMAAGRPVIATAHGAAPEIVVEGETGLLVPPSDQEALASALAMLLRNEGVRAKMGRAGRQRVEEYFTAARYVQGVEDVYCRVLSEVS, from the coding sequence ATGAAATGGCCGGTCCGCGTGCTGTGTATTGATTCTGCTCCCAGCCTGGGGGGATCGGTAGTGAGCCTGTATCAACTTGTGCGAGGGATAGACCGTGGGCGATTTGTCCCGACCGTCTTACTCTATGCGAATAACCCTTATGTCCCGCGTTTCCGTGCTCTGGGAATTGACGTGCATGTGTGGGATGTATATGACACGGCGAAAAAGCGAGACCTCCTTGTCGGGCGAGTTCGCTCGAGCCCGTGGGCAATCTGGGCCCGATCTGGTCAGAGGCGGAAAGCGCTTTATCATGCGCTAGGGTTCGCTGTCGCCCTATTGCAGAAAGTACGGCCTTTGGCACAGGGAATAGCGATGCTTGTGCGAGAAGGTGATTTTGATCTGGTCCACACGAATTGCCGTGTTGGTCATGACCGTGCAGGGGTGTGGGCAGCCCGAATGGCTGGGGTACCTTGTGTAGCCCATATCCGGCACCCAGAGGCGCTCAACGCATTTGATCGTTGGTTAGCGAAGGGCATTAAGTGGTTCATATACATCTCGAAGGCTGTCGAAGCGGCTCAGTTAGCGCAGGGCCTGCCGGCAGGCACAGGTTCGGTGGTGTATAATGGAGTGGATTTGGCGGAGTTTGAGGCTGTGGGTGATCGCACTGTGATCCGCGCCAGCCTTGGTTTTGACGAAGACGATCTCGTAGTGGGTATGGTAGGCCGCTTGGAGGAGTGGAAAGGACAATTGCCGTTTGTTGAAGTTGTGGGCCGTCTGGTCTCGGAATTTCCGCGATTACGTGCGCTCATCGTTGGTGCGCCCGAGCCATACAGTGTACACTATGAGACCGAATTGCACGCGTTAGTCAGAGAGCGGGGATTGGAAAACCGTGTGATCTTCGCGGGTCTGCGCCAGGACATTCCTGCCATTATGTCGGCTCTCGACATATTGGTTCAAAACTCCTTGTCCCCGGAGCCTTTTGGCAGGGCAATGATCGAAGCGATGGCTGCAGGGCGACCGGTTATTGCAACTGCACATGGTGCAGCACCAGAAATCGTAGTAGAGGGGGAGACGGGATTGCTCGTCCCGCCAAGTGACCAAGAGGCCCTGGCTTCAGCACTGGCGATGCTGTTACGTAATGAGGGGGTACGGGCTAAGATGGGCCGGGCGGGGCGGCAACGTGTGGAAGAATACTTCACTGCGGCTCGCTATGTGCAGGGTGTAGAAGACGTGTATTGCCGCGTTCTTTCGGAGGTTTCATGA